A stretch of the Thiocystis violascens DSM 198 genome encodes the following:
- the icmH gene encoding type IVB secretion system protein IcmH/DotU has product MTDEDPFATAGDAGHTIIRPMPGGRRVPGQPTPPPVPTPAVSGTLPGWNPETLPAHLNNPLVGCASGLLTVAAQVRGTSSHPDPEGLREGLTRQIREFEACARARGFADAVVLPARYVLCSLIDESVLDTPWGSQSVWSNRGLLISFHNEAWGGEKFFTALERLLAYPSGNLILLELLYLCLALGFEGRYRVREGGRDQLNRVREQLFQTIRAQRGDPELELSPHWRGIQEQRDPLIHQLPLWVFSAVSTLLLLALFAYFTFTLNRDSDPVYLSLGNLDKRLPALTERPRMPLTEAPPPDEPGATAPLTLRILLADEIAARQLDVVDRPQGQTVIIRGDDLFASGSVTVKPPYLPLLRRIAESLAQLPGAVLVTGHTDSVPIKTLRFPSNWHLSQERANKVRDLLVEVAGNPARFTAEGRADVDPLIAGSPKDARNRRVEVMLMTPARRSGEPTSRTGTSR; this is encoded by the coding sequence ATGACCGACGAGGATCCCTTTGCGACCGCTGGCGATGCCGGCCATACGATCATCCGCCCGATGCCGGGCGGGCGGCGCGTCCCCGGTCAGCCAACGCCCCCGCCCGTACCGACGCCGGCGGTCTCCGGCACCCTACCCGGCTGGAATCCCGAGACGCTGCCGGCACATCTGAACAATCCACTGGTCGGCTGCGCCAGCGGACTTCTCACGGTAGCGGCTCAGGTGCGCGGCACCTCCTCCCATCCGGACCCCGAAGGTCTGCGCGAGGGACTGACCCGGCAGATACGCGAGTTCGAAGCCTGCGCGCGCGCCCGGGGGTTCGCGGATGCCGTGGTGCTACCCGCGCGGTATGTGCTGTGCTCGCTGATCGATGAATCGGTCTTGGATACCCCGTGGGGAAGTCAGAGCGTGTGGAGCAACCGCGGACTCCTCATCAGCTTCCACAACGAAGCCTGGGGCGGGGAAAAATTCTTCACCGCGCTCGAACGCCTCCTGGCCTATCCCAGCGGCAACCTGATTCTGCTGGAACTTCTGTATCTCTGTCTCGCGCTCGGTTTCGAGGGTCGTTACCGGGTGCGCGAGGGCGGACGGGATCAACTCAATCGGGTGCGCGAGCAGCTCTTTCAGACCATCCGCGCGCAACGCGGCGATCCCGAACTCGAACTCTCACCCCATTGGCGAGGCATCCAAGAGCAACGCGACCCGCTGATCCATCAGCTTCCGCTCTGGGTCTTCTCCGCGGTTTCGACGCTGCTCCTGCTGGCGCTGTTCGCCTATTTTACCTTCACGCTCAACCGCGACTCGGACCCCGTGTATCTGTCGCTCGGCAACCTGGACAAGCGGCTGCCGGCGTTGACCGAACGGCCTCGCATGCCCCTGACCGAGGCGCCGCCGCCGGACGAACCGGGCGCGACGGCGCCGCTGACGCTGCGCATCCTGCTCGCCGACGAGATCGCCGCGCGGCAACTGGACGTGGTCGACCGTCCGCAGGGCCAGACCGTCATCATTCGCGGCGACGATCTCTTCGCCTCGGGCAGCGTGACGGTCAAGCCGCCGTATCTTCCGCTCCTTCGGCGCATCGCCGAATCGCTGGCGCAATTGCCCGGCGCGGTGCTGGTGACGGGCCACACCGACAGCGTCCCAATCAAGACCCTGCGCTTTCCCTCCAACTGGCATCTCTCGCAGGAACGGGCAAACAAGGTCCGCGATCTGCTCGTCGAGGTCGCGGGAAACCCCGCCCGCTTCACCGCCGAGGGCCGCGCCGATGTCGATCCGCTGATCGCCGGGAGCCCCAAAGACGCCCGTAACCGACGGGTTGAGGTCATGCTCATGACGCCGGCTCGCCGCAGCGGCGAGCCCACCTCGCGCACGGGGACGAGTCGATGA